In a single window of the Raphanus sativus cultivar WK10039 chromosome 9, ASM80110v3, whole genome shotgun sequence genome:
- the LOC108826402 gene encoding rab GTPase-activating protein 22-like isoform X2: MVPVVGSGKYITMAVVSENGQPIEDSSVENQGWIVKDAVTDDRVLQWMLSLHQIGLDVARTDRYLSFYENDINQSKLWDVLAIYTWLNLDIGYVQGMNDICSPMIILFEDEADAFWCFERVMRRLRENFRATATSMGVQTQLGVLSQVIKTVDPRLHQHLEDLDGGEYLFAIRMLMVLFRREFSFLDALYLWELMWAMEYNPNMFATYEELENRNNAADDPKLLKRYGKFERKYVNSGNNERHSNTIAVFVVASVLQTKNKRLLKEAKGLDDVVQILGDIAGNLDAKKACKEALKIHEKFLKKANRQ, from the exons ATGGTTCCTGTCGTTGGTAGCGGCAAGTACATCACAATGGCTGTCGTTTCCGAAAATGGGCAGCCCATAGAAGACTCCTCTGTTGAAAATCAAGGATGGATCGTCAAAGACGCTGTCACTGACGACAGGGTGCTCCAATGGATGCTATCACTGCATCAGATCG GCCTTGACGTTGCTAGAACAGATCGGTATCTTTCCTTCTATGAGAATGATATCAATCAATCGAAACTATGGGATGTTCTTGCCATATATACTTGGTTGAATCTTGATATCGGTTATGTTCAGG GAATGAATGACATATGTTCCCCAATGATCATCCTCTTTGAGGATGAAGCCGATGCTTTCTGGTGCTTTGAGCGTGTAATGAGAAGACTG AGAGAGAATTTCAGGGCAACAGCAACATCAATGGGTGTCCAGACACAGCTGGGTGTGCTCTCACAGGTGATTAAAACGGTTGATCCTCGGCTCCATCAACATCTAG AGGATCTGGATGGTGGGGAGTATCTGTTTGCTATAAGGATGTTGATGGTTCTTTTCAGAAGAGAATTCTCCTTCCTCGACGCTTTGTACCTTTGGGAG CTGATGTGGGCAATGGAGTATAATCCAAACATGTTTGCAACGTACGAGGAACTAGAAAACCGAAACAACGCAGCAGACGATCCCAAGTTACTAAAACGTTACGGCAAGTTTGAGAGGAAATACGTTAACAGCGGGAATAACGAGCGACATAGCAATACGATTGCTGTTTTCGTGGTCGCGAGCGTTCTGCAGACAAAGAACAAACGTCTCTTGAAGGAAGCTAAGGGCCTAGACGACGTTGTTCAGATACTAGGAGACATCGCGGGTAATCTTGACGCCAAAAAAGCGTGTAAAGAAGCGTTGAAGATCCATGAAAAGTTCCTGAAAAag GCTAATAGGCAGTGA
- the LOC108826402 gene encoding rab GTPase-activating protein 22-like isoform X1 has translation MVWVSRERERIWMFCCPFMWKSGGEDLQGFYPVRPECQSDVPRTRFKSRAGKTLSARRWHAAFTEDGHLDMEKVLRRIQRGGIHPSIKGAVWEFLSGCYDPDSTFDERTKLRDLRREQYGSWKEECKNMVPVVGSGKYITMAVVSENGQPIEDSSVENQGWIVKDAVTDDRVLQWMLSLHQIGLDVARTDRYLSFYENDINQSKLWDVLAIYTWLNLDIGYVQGMNDICSPMIILFEDEADAFWCFERVMRRLRENFRATATSMGVQTQLGVLSQVIKTVDPRLHQHLEDLDGGEYLFAIRMLMVLFRREFSFLDALYLWELMWAMEYNPNMFATYEELENRNNAADDPKLLKRYGKFERKYVNSGNNERHSNTIAVFVVASVLQTKNKRLLKEAKGLDDVVQILGDIAGNLDAKKACKEALKIHEKFLKKANRQ, from the exons ATGGTGTGGGtaagtagagagagagagaggatttGGATGTTTTGCTGCCCATTCATGTGGAAATCCGGAGGAGAAGATTTGCAAGGTTTCTATCCTGTTCGACCTGAATGTCAATCTGATGTTCCCAGGACCCGCTTCAAATCAAGG GCTGGAAAGACTCTGAGTGCTAGAAGATGGCACGCTGCCTTTACTGAAGATGGCCATTTGGATATGGAAAAAGTTCTCAGACGTATTCAGCGTGGA GGTATTCATCCCTCCATCAAAGGCGCTGTTTGGGAGTTTTTGTCTGGATGCTACGATCCTGACAGCACTTTCGATGAAAGGACCAAGCTTAGGGATCTAAGAAG GGAGCAGTACGGTTCATGGAAAGAAGAATGTAAGAATATGGTTCCTGTCGTTGGTAGCGGCAAGTACATCACAATGGCTGTCGTTTCCGAAAATGGGCAGCCCATAGAAGACTCCTCTGTTGAAAATCAAGGATGGATCGTCAAAGACGCTGTCACTGACGACAGGGTGCTCCAATGGATGCTATCACTGCATCAGATCG GCCTTGACGTTGCTAGAACAGATCGGTATCTTTCCTTCTATGAGAATGATATCAATCAATCGAAACTATGGGATGTTCTTGCCATATATACTTGGTTGAATCTTGATATCGGTTATGTTCAGG GAATGAATGACATATGTTCCCCAATGATCATCCTCTTTGAGGATGAAGCCGATGCTTTCTGGTGCTTTGAGCGTGTAATGAGAAGACTG AGAGAGAATTTCAGGGCAACAGCAACATCAATGGGTGTCCAGACACAGCTGGGTGTGCTCTCACAGGTGATTAAAACGGTTGATCCTCGGCTCCATCAACATCTAG AGGATCTGGATGGTGGGGAGTATCTGTTTGCTATAAGGATGTTGATGGTTCTTTTCAGAAGAGAATTCTCCTTCCTCGACGCTTTGTACCTTTGGGAG CTGATGTGGGCAATGGAGTATAATCCAAACATGTTTGCAACGTACGAGGAACTAGAAAACCGAAACAACGCAGCAGACGATCCCAAGTTACTAAAACGTTACGGCAAGTTTGAGAGGAAATACGTTAACAGCGGGAATAACGAGCGACATAGCAATACGATTGCTGTTTTCGTGGTCGCGAGCGTTCTGCAGACAAAGAACAAACGTCTCTTGAAGGAAGCTAAGGGCCTAGACGACGTTGTTCAGATACTAGGAGACATCGCGGGTAATCTTGACGCCAAAAAAGCGTGTAAAGAAGCGTTGAAGATCCATGAAAAGTTCCTGAAAAag GCTAATAGGCAGTGA
- the LOC108825842 gene encoding H/ACA ribonucleoprotein complex subunit 3-like protein: protein MYLQCYINEKGEKVYTTKKESPLGSATESAHPARFSPDDKYSKERVLLKKRFGLLPTQGAPVKY from the exons ATGTATCTTCAGTGCTATATCAACGAGAAGGGTGAGAAGGTTTACACCACAAAG AAGGAATCACCGCTCGGGTCAGCCACTGAATCTGCCCATCCAG CCCGGTTCTCCCCTGATGATAAATATTCAAAGGAGAGAGTTTTGTTGAAGAAGCGTTTTGGTCTCCTACCCACCCAGGGCGCACCTGTCAAGTATTGA
- the LOC108823804 gene encoding LOW QUALITY PROTEIN: uncharacterized protein LOC108823804 (The sequence of the model RefSeq protein was modified relative to this genomic sequence to represent the inferred CDS: inserted 1 base in 1 codon), with the protein MSCLRVKVFPVKRVWKSLTNKFHKLRRSKTKLQTRYGASASAXSQPLFRKNLGDRDSSVLFLIRLKRGCLFKKKGKHVVYVHKLFREPIWIPAKQWKPEKELVPEKGIDERAQEFINRMKAEMIAAARNS; encoded by the exons ATGTCTTGCTTGAGAGTTAAGGTTTTCCCAGTCAAAAGAGTTTGGAAGAGTTTAACCAACAAATTCCACAAGCTCCGGAGATCCAAAACCAAACTCCAAACCCGGTACGGTGCATCAGCTTCAG TTAGCCAACCGCTGTTCAGGAAGAATCTTGGAGACAGAGACTCGAGTGTTTTATTCCTTATCCGGCTAAAGAGAGGTTGCTTGTTCAAGAAGAAAGGAAAACATGTTGTATACGTCCATAAACTCTTCAGAGAACCAATCTGGATTCCAGCAAAACAGTGGAAACCGGAGAAAGAATTGGTACCAGAGAAGGGAATAGACGAGAGAGCCCAAGAGTTCATCAACAGAATGAAAGCAGAGATGATCGCTGCTGCACGCAACTCATAA
- the LOC108823805 gene encoding uncharacterized protein LOC108823805 isoform X2: MDSMSDLFEARFTLYHLFWAIAKSFNIGDYDVALKALKDFDVRVYEAVMMKNPENCSRAFFSFTSVCEDVSNNFSESYNNTLNTAREMPLVEMLETVRRQAMIRMDMRRTKAFKWQAKYSEKVANTIKAEKKHLFDCRVIPSGNGIYEVGENNHAHTVNMVEKTCVCRRWSMTGIPCCWL; encoded by the exons ATGGATTCGATGAG tgACCTTTTTGAAGCACGTTTCACACTATACC ACTTGTTTTGGGCTATTGCGAAGAGTTTTAATATTGGAGACTATGACGTAGCTCTAAAAGCGTTGAAGGACTTTGATGTTCGGGTTTATGAAGCAGTGATGATGAAGAATCCAGAGAATTGTAGCCGAGCTTTCTTCAGCTTTACTTCTGTGTGTGAAGATGTGTCCAACAACTTCTCTGAGTCCTACAACAATACACTCAACACTGCCCGAGAGATGCCATTGGTAGAGATGTTGGAGACAGTTAGAAGGCAAGCCATGATCCGTATGGATATGAGGAGGACTAAGGCATTTAAGTGGCAAGCAAAATACAGTGAAAAGGTAGCTAATACCATCAAGGCCGAGAAGAAGCATTTGTTTGACTGTCGAGTGATACCAAGTGGTAATGGTATTTATGAAGTTGGAGAGAATAATCATGCTCATACGGTTAATATGGTTGAGAAGACGTGTGTTTGTAGAAGGTGGAGCATGACTGGTATTCCTTGTTGCTGGTTGTAG
- the LOC108823805 gene encoding uncharacterized protein LOC108823805 isoform X1, with protein MCARHIYGNLRRAFPGKELPKDLFWAIAKSFNIGDYDVALKALKDFDVRVYEAVMMKNPENCSRAFFSFTSVCEDVSNNFSESYNNTLNTAREMPLVEMLETVRRQAMIRMDMRRTKAFKWQAKYSEKVANTIKAEKKHLFDCRVIPSGNGIYEVGENNHAHTVNMVEKTCVCRRWSMTGIPCCWL; from the coding sequence ATGTGTGCAAGACACATCTACGGAAACTTAAGAAGAGCTTTTCCAGGAAAAGAACTTCCTAAGGACTTGTTTTGGGCTATTGCGAAGAGTTTTAATATTGGAGACTATGACGTAGCTCTAAAAGCGTTGAAGGACTTTGATGTTCGGGTTTATGAAGCAGTGATGATGAAGAATCCAGAGAATTGTAGCCGAGCTTTCTTCAGCTTTACTTCTGTGTGTGAAGATGTGTCCAACAACTTCTCTGAGTCCTACAACAATACACTCAACACTGCCCGAGAGATGCCATTGGTAGAGATGTTGGAGACAGTTAGAAGGCAAGCCATGATCCGTATGGATATGAGGAGGACTAAGGCATTTAAGTGGCAAGCAAAATACAGTGAAAAGGTAGCTAATACCATCAAGGCCGAGAAGAAGCATTTGTTTGACTGTCGAGTGATACCAAGTGGTAATGGTATTTATGAAGTTGGAGAGAATAATCATGCTCATACGGTTAATATGGTTGAGAAGACGTGTGTTTGTAGAAGGTGGAGCATGACTGGTATTCCTTGTTGCTGGTTGTAG